A genome region from Lucilia cuprina isolate Lc7/37 chromosome 3, ASM2204524v1, whole genome shotgun sequence includes the following:
- the LOC111685985 gene encoding pickpocket protein 28-like, whose product MKCCSNFKNWKNKYKGLNLKQILVQNTDEFCRNTTLHGMKYVADSELKTSERCFFAFSIITVVCLAIYLIARVYDKWSTTPVIVGINPEPTFVTDEPFPAVSICNFNQALADKVEHFSRKSPEYAMLQLLCKREVNTSMIRTLMNWNNLENFIVNISQPCEDMLVECRFGGRNYNCSHIFHPLVTDEGLCCVFNMLHPKFMYVSHTPQTFHNLSNYSRLTPVDWYTEQGYPKNLPDYFYPQKIPGIGESLGLSVTLDVQQDKYYCSSSSSVGFKFALHSPNESPNIRETGVFVEHGKETKLRVRPYKTETEPHLKSINKKFRHCLFHNEGNLKFFAHYTQRNCEMECVAEVSRKYCGCVSYFMPKIYSNISVCSKNDAKCERKVLLRMDNSIKSCLDDCLPSCFDLNFEVDAFSTKISHNGFDITNTLIMNMSHSYVEENIAIVHMYFKENSFRSNIQTEFVGISDFLSSIGGLMGLFLGFSFMSIAELIYYAIMRPYRSINKFIKSKDIYKNLENGTKPLSSKTSKTLNRSIKKRYNNVFPMAKIQNDQKRLFEYKMPLPYLLTAEREKLDKSGTYVWMD is encoded by the exons ATGAAGTGTTGCAGCAATTTTAAgaattggaaaaataaatataaaggtTTAAATCTTAAACAAATTCTGGTGCAAAATACTGATGAATTTTGTCGTAATACCACCTTGCACGGCATGAAATATGTGGCCGATAGTGAATTGAAAACAAGTGAAAggtgtttttttgctttttccaTTATAACGGTTGTATGTTTAGCTATTTATTTAATAGCTCGTGTTTACGATAAATGGTCTACAACTCCGGTTATTGTGGGCATTAATCCCGAACCTACCTTTGTAACAGATGAACCATTCCCTGCTGTCTCAATTTGTAACTTTAATCAAGCTTTGGCGGATAAGGTTGAACATTTTTCGAG gaaATCTCCCGAATATGCCATGTTGCAATTATTGTGCAAAAGAGAGGTCAACACATCGATGATACGAACACTTATGAATTGgaataatttggaaaattttattgtgaAT aTCTCCCAGCCCTGTGAGGATATGTTGGTTGAATGTCGTTTTGGTGGTAGAAATTACAACTGCAGTCATATTTTTCATCCCTTGGTAACAGATGAAGGTCTATGTTGCGTTTTTAATATGTTGCATCCCAAATTCATGTATGTTTCCCA CACACCTCAAACCTTTCACAATCTCTCAAACTACTCCCGACTTACACCTGTCGATTGGTATACGGAACAAGGTTATCCTAAAAATTTACCTGATTATTTCTATCCCCAAAAAATACCGGGTATAGGAGAATCTTTGGGTTTGTCCGTAACACTCGATGTACAACAGGATAAATACTATTGCTCCTCCTCTAGTAGTGTGGGTTTCAAATTTGCCCTACACAGTCCCAATGAATCACCTAATATACGCGAGACCGGAGTGTTTGTGGAACATGGTAAGGAGACAAAGTTACGTGTTAGACCTTATAAAACTGAAACCGAACCTCATTTGAAAtcgattaataaaaaatttcgccattgtttatttcacaacgAGGGTAACTTGAAATTTTTCGCTCATTATACTCAACGTAATTGTGAAATGGAATGTGTCGCGGAAGTGTCGAGAAAATATTGTGGTTGTGTTAGTTATTTTATGCCGAAAATATATAGCAATATATCGGTGTGCAGCAAAAATGACGCTAAATGTGAACGTAAGGTTCTATTGCGCATGGATAATAGTATTAAATCTTGTTTGGATGATTGTCTGCCCAGTTGTTTTGATCTGAATTTTGAAGTTGATGCCTTTTCGACAAAAATCTCACATAATGGTTTCGATATTACCAATACACTTATCATGAATATGAGTCATTCGTATGTGGAAGAGAATATTGCCATTGTTCATATGTATTTCAAGGAGAATTCGTTTCGCAGTAATATACAAACGGAATTTGTGGGCATATCAGATTTTCTCT cCAGCATTGGTGGTTTAATGGGCCTCTTtcttggctttagttttatgtCTATAGCTGAGTTGATCTACTATGCCATTATGCGCCCCTATCGTTCGATTAATAAGTTCATTAAATCCAAAGATATCTATAAGAATTTGGAAAATGGAACTAAACCTCTTTCTTCGAAAACATCCAAAACTCTTAATAGATCTATAAAGAAACGTTATAATAATGTATTTCCTATggcaaaaattcaaaatgatcAGAAGCgtttatttgaatataaaatgccGTTACCATATTTACTGACAGCTGAAAGGGAAAAACTGGATAAAAGTGGCACCTATGTTTGGATGGATTAA
- the LOC111685983 gene encoding pickpocket protein 28-like, with protein MNILNRVQPEAGLRRNIDNSLHLNVLRRPTNEIPRRNNNFEKPELKKQDSIVDFKKVIAENTDEFCQNSTLHGLKYIVDEQLYPGERIFFAMSFVAVVLMSIFFISNVYAKWRSTPVIVGINPEPSFIVNEPFPAVTLCNLNQASKARAKVYKEDSSEYTMLQLLCKREVNLSMADSINWNNFEDFIVNISQPCEEMIVGCNYGAIDYKCSDIFRTIVTDEGLCCVFNMLSPNFMYNVEVSKLRNQTYNDEAAAVNWDPERGYPDELPEVFYPRTSVGTGITLGLSLTFDIDLSDYYCSSTASVGLKMALHSPAEIPHVREIGTLLPAGSETKIRIRTDKTEAALNLKSIDKQYRKCLFDGEEKLEYFSYYNRRNCERECQARQLLDSCKCLNYYMPMLEKDARICGLKDTPCVEMVLQNKRNRSHTAMEDCQHKCWPSCFDLNFYTDFFSAPISHEGFAIANKFVKNTTSEYAEKNMAVVHFYFTDNTFRSTKQTEFIGMTDFLSSVGGLMGLFMGFSFISIAEFIYYAVLRPYHVVKRHDRIKGGSRMDISFPDSRNPSLRFIDAPSYYVTTDPLIKPSKLQQFPQRQIERRNSEHFGHIIQKSNRRHNN; from the exons ATGAATATCCTAAATCGTGTACAACCGGAAGCGGGCCTTAGAAGAAATATTGATAATTCTTTACATTTAAATGTTCTAAGACGGCCAACAAACGAAATACCACGTCGTAATAATAATTTCGAAAAACccgaattaaaaaaacaagatagTATTgtggattttaaaaaagttattgccGAAAATACCGATGAATTTTGTCAAAATTCCACATTACACGGTCTGAAATATATTGTCGATGAACAATTATATCCGGGCGAAAGGATATTCTTTGCCATGTCTTTTGTGGCGGTTGTCTTAATGTCAATATTTTTCATCTCAAATGTTTATGCTAAATGGCGTTCGACTCCGGTTATTGTGGGCATTAATCCCGAACCGAGTTTTATTGTTAACGAACCTTTTCCGGCGGTTACTTTGTGTAATTTAAATCAAGCTTCCAAGGCTAGAGCTAAAGTTTATAAGGA agaTTCAAGTGAATACACCATGTTACAGTTATTGTGCAAACGCGAAGTGAATTTATCGATGGCCGATTCGATTAATTGgaataattttgaagattttattgtaaat ATCTCCCAACCCTGTGAAGAAATGATAGTTGGCTGTAACTATGGGGCTATTGACTATAAATGTAGTGATATCTTTCGTACCATAGTAACGGATGAGGGTCTTTGTTGTGTCTTTAATATGTTAAgtccaaattttatgtataatgtAGA AGTTTCTAAACTACGCAATCAAACCTACAATGATGAGGCTGCTGCTGTTAACTGGGATCCTGAAAGAGGTTATCCCGATGAGTTACCCGAAGTTTTCTATCCAAGAACTTCTGTGGGTACAGGAATTACATTGGGATTGAGTTTAACATTTGATATAGATCTATCCGATTACTATTGTTCCTCAACGGCAAGTGTAGGTCTAAAAATGGCATTGCATAGTCCAGCGGAAATTCCACATGTAAGAGAAATTGGCACTTTACTGCCGGCGGGAAGTGAGACCAAGATAAGAATACGTACAGATAAAACTGAAGCAGCTTTAAATTTGAAATCTATAGATAAACAATATCGCAAATGTTTGTTTGATGGTGAAGAGAAATTGGAATATTTTTCCTATTATAATCGGCGTAATTGTGAGAGGGAATGTCAGGCCCGGCAATTATTGGATTCGTGTAAATGTCTTAATTATTATATGCCTATGCTGGAGAAAGACGCCAGAATATGTGGCCTCAAAGATACACCCTGTGTGGAAATGGTTCTACAAAATAAACGCAATAGATCCCATACCGCCATGGAAGATTGTCAACATAAATGTTGGCCCAGTTGTTTTGATTTGAATTTCTACACCGATTTCTTTTCGGCACCCATATCACACGAGGGATTTGCCATTGCCAATAAGTTTGTAAAGAATACCACCAGTGAATATGCCGAAAAGAATATGGCAGTCGTGCATTTTTATTTCACCGACAACACTTTTCGCAGCACCAAACAGACGGAATTCATAGGCATGACGGATTTTTTGT CCAGTGTTGGTGGTTTGATGGGTCTCTTTATGGGCTTTAGTTTCATCTCCATAGCCGAATTCATTTACTATGCCGTTTTACGTCCCTATCATGTAGTTAAACGTCATGATCGTATTAAAGGCGGTAGTCGTATGGATATTTCATTTCCAGATTCTCGAAATCCGTCTCTACGTTTTATTGATGCTCCTTCGTATTATGTGACAACGGATCCACTGATTAAACCTTCGAAATTGCAACAATTTCCACAGAGACAAATTGAACGTCGTAATAGTGAACATTTTGGTCATATTATACAGAAGTCAAATAGGAGACATAATAACTAG
- the LOC111685984 gene encoding uncharacterized protein LOC111685984 codes for MSITLDVNAFLNKDVCTTGCEDIIMEKEMETNIFDEIEHLLKFNKNLEFENQHKKDVQEVESRQEEEPRKKKIEEPKSKDAINLDFLNSTSDDFLLTSDSQSLLGEDTLLFTVEQDRLQPVSSRFMVPGIYKRIEGVASSENKTEVKKSNVFISELERRGRIVTQKDFERLYMQTEENENPPIRRVILLQPMESDDEELTPECSEEVENHVVQKENAIKDKIPKEWDALNRLAYDILKLTNRDHIVIDRKKNEIVRTQFNTHQKTIYRFLSPEILGLKAPTEGEANVIDVEEENKFQMNQKLVNKLGRPRKRLQEVKAVKKSNKISKKQETQNPSSIDNKPITKINTRTRSGRLVKTLNSPQDQTNLILPPPSPQENITNLLNELKDSDYQCSKLKTAPAPKDESVPPLESSTEAQQSPKRKIPPEAICPTCKKIFLGKRLQRHFAQHPEHMQIANNTTTPAQTTNSSEFTQPVEEMSLFRFLISKLQKSQTLNEDQKADLFLNELNDLVEQLQLRSSRLIRNTSGLHFVNQRCSKLLGIPEGQYALDLTAIEAPLDPELTNQYDNSHSQTHHLSQPTNISTRSLDYTNLSITLDDTLTDEAAQKLNLSAGGKLLPPSEESLLRAVDDLVQTDINKIHASSMLQQQPIPSTSCLSASSNNTSVVAKLLPPHIDHASDNAVEAVHMKETTTTTVNASETPLLDLSVDFFQFNN; via the exons ATGTCAATAACGCTGGACGTAAATGCATTCCTCAATAAAGATGTCTGTACAACAGGATGTGAAGATATTATCATGGAAAAAGAAATGGAAACAAATATATTTGATGAAATTGagcatttattaaaatttaataag AATTTGGAATTTGaaaatcaacataaaaaagATGTGCAAGAAGTAGAAAGTCGGCAGGAAGAAGAGCCGCGCAAAAAGAAAATAGAGGAGCCGAAAAGTAAAGATGCCATTAATTTGGATTTCCTCAATTCAACCTCTGATGATTTCTTACTAACCTCCGATAGTCAAAGTTTGTTAGGGGAGGATACTTTGTTATTTACGGTAGAGCAGGATCGTTTGCAACCGGTATCCTCAAGATTTATGGTGCCCGGCATTTACAAACGCATAGAGGGTGTGGCCTCCAGTGAAAACAAGACCGAGGTAAAGAAATCGAACGTTTTTATAAGTGAATTAGAGAGGCGCGGACGGATTGTGACACAAAAAGATTTTGAACGTTTGTATATGCAAACGGAGGAAAATGAAAATCCACCTATAAGAAGAGTTATATTACTGCAGCCAATGGAAAGTGATGATGAGGAGTTGACACCAGAATGCTCAGAGGAAGTGGAAAATCATGTTGTACAGAAGGAAAATGCGATTAAGGACAAAATACCCAAAGAATGGGATGCATTAAATCGTTTGgcttatgacattttaaaattaacaaatcgTGATCATATTGTCATAGATCGCAAGAAAAACGAAATAGTTAGAACTCAATTTAATACCCACCAAAAGACCATCTATAGATTTTTATCACCAGAAATTTTGGGTTTAAAAGCCCCAACAGAAGGGGAAGCTAATGTCATTGACgtagaagaagaaaataaatttcaaatgaatcAAAAATTGGTTAATAAACTAGGAAGGCCGCGTAAACGATTACAGGAGGTTAAAGCGGTgaaaaaatccaacaaaataagtaaaaaacaagaaaccCAAAATCCATCTTCAATAGACAATAAaccaattacaaaaataaatacccGCACCAGATCAGGACGTTTAGTAAAGACTCTTAATAGCCCGCAAGATCAAACGAATCTAATACTGCCACCTCCCTCACCACAAGAAAACATAACAAACTTATTAAATGAACTAAAAGACTCTGACTATCAGTGCAGTAAATTGAAAACTGCACCAGCTCCTAAAGATGAATCAGTCCCACCATTGGAATCCTCTACAGAAGCCCAACAATCACCCAAGAGAAAAATACCACCAGAGGCCATCTGTCCTACTTGTAAGAAAATCTTTTTGGGCAAAAGATTACAAAGACATTTTGCCCAACATCCAGAACACATGCAAATAGCCAACAATACCACAACTCCAGCTCAAACTACAAATAGCTCCGAATTTACTCAACCTGTAGAAGAAATGTCACTCTTTCGTTTCTTGATCTCAAAACTACAAAAATCCCAAACACTCAATGAAGACCAAAAGGCTGATCTTTTTCTCAATGAACTAAACGATCTGGTGGAACAATTGCAACTAAGAAGTTCTCGTTTAATACGCAACACATCAGGTTTACATTTTGTTAATCAGCGCTGCTCCAAACTCTTGGGCATACCGGAAGGACAATATGCTTTAGATTTAACAGCTATAGAAGCACCACTCGATCCAGAACTTACCAATCAGTATGATAACTCACACTCTCAGACGCATCATCTCTCACAACCCACTAACATTAGCACTCGCAGCCTGGACTATACCAATCTCTCCATAACACTCGACGATACTCTTACCGATGAGGCAgctcaaaaattaaatttatccgCTGGCGGCAAACTGCTGCCACCTTCAGAGGAGAGTCTCCTGAGGGCAGTAGACGATTTGGTACAAactgatataaataaaatccatGCGTCTTCCATGCTTCAACAGCAACCTATACCCAGTACCAGCTGCCTGTCAGCCTCTTCAAATAACACTTCTGTGGTAGCCAAACTCTTGCCTCCCCACATCGATCATGCCAGTGATAATGCTGTCGAGGCGGTGCATATGAaagagacaacaacaacaacggttAATGCCTCGGAAACGCCTTTATTGGATTTATCGGtagacttttttcaatttaacaacTAA